The proteins below come from a single Sorghum bicolor cultivar BTx623 chromosome 4, Sorghum_bicolor_NCBIv3, whole genome shotgun sequence genomic window:
- the LOC8073807 gene encoding uncharacterized protein LOC8073807 yields the protein MHPILAGIPQSLRPAVLIASTCALLLLATALLLPRAPPPPPPLLTTDASASASADADADAVRLDARVARRNGNEVLWQLPRPSSPLRAALFAAPGCTIRATDFFDASPGCPRCTGLPEERRFTREALSRGYAVLAVSSRAKCWSLDDDDAAAGGGGGDGEDGSELAAVQSIIEWWTTEKYPQLAGLPLVGIGASSGGYFLSALAARVKFSSVAVMIAEGVYGAMADIPTGYPPALFVHMPKDTERARLVADSMGKLREKHVDVREIRCDDFAVSAELLAGRVPGLTRAFADALVDVLRRKGFVDEKGFLKKDGRKTLWKEAAKEAKVLPEGFGLERHVTEEFNVAYAYHEFTSLKNTEIFEWFESHMNH from the coding sequence ATGCATCCAATCCTCGCCgggatcccgcagtctctccggCCCGCGGTGCTGATCGCCTCGACGTGCGCCTTGCTCCTCCTCGCCACCGCGCTGCTCCTCCCGCGCGCCcctcctcccccgccgccgctgctgaccactgacgcctccgcctccgcctccgccgacgccgacgccgacgccgtccGCCTCGACGCGCGCGTCGCGCGAAGGAACGGCAACGAGGTGCTGTGGCAGCTGCCGCGGCCGTCGTCGCCGCTGCGGGCCGCGCTGTTCGCGGCGCCCGGGTGCACCATCCGCGCCACCGACTTCTTCGACGCCTCCCCGGGCTGCCCGCGCTGCACGGGGCTCCCCGAGGAGCGCCGCTTCACTCGCGAAGCGCTCAGCCGCGGGTACGCCGTCCTCGCCGTCTCCAGCCGCGCCAAGTGCTGGtccctcgacgacgacgacgccgccgccggcggcggcggcggggacggGGAGGATGGCAGCGAGCTCGCCGCCGTCCAGTCCATCATCGAGTGGTGGACCACGGAGAAGTACCCTCAGCTCGCGGGCCTCCCtctcgtcggcatcggcgcgtCCTCGGGCGGGTACTTCCTCTCCGCGCTCGCGGCCAGGGTTAAGTTCAGCAGCGTCGCTGTCATGATCGCGGAGGGCGTGTACGGCGCCATGGCCGACATCCCCACCGGGTATCCGCCGGCGCTGTTCGTGCACATGCCCAAGGACACCGAGAGGGCACGGTTGGTTGCCGACAGTATGGGTAAGCTCAGGGAGAAGCACGTCGACGTGCGGGAGATCCGGTGCGATGACTTCGCCGTGAGCGCCGAGCTCCTGGCGGGGAGGGTGCCGGGGTTGACCCGGGCCTTCGCCGACGCGCTGGTGGACGTGCTTCGCCGGAAGGGCTTCGTGGATGAGAAGGGGTTCCTGAAGAAAGACGGGAGGAAAACACTGTGGAAGGAGGCGGCTAAGGAGGCCAAGGTATTGCCTGAGGGGTTCGGTCTGGAGAGGCATGTCACCGAGGAGTTCAATGTTGCCTATGCGTACCATGAGTTCACCAGCCTCAAGAATACTGAAATCTTCGAATGGTTTGAATCCCATATGAATCATTAG